The stretch of DNA ACAGAAAATACTTAGAGCAAGTAAATATAGATATCGAGTACTAGTACTGTTTTTATTTCCCCAAGGTAGTCTCAGCATTGTGGGAGGGAATGAAGGAACACAGTTTTTAGAGAAATTCCAGGCCAATTATTAGCATCTTCTAATATTAGAGGGTCATTTATGCAGTAGATACTACTTGGCCAGGGATATAATCATAGCTGCTTTATTTGCATAAATGAGAAAACCATTCATTAACTTCAGGCTTTAAACAGATGAGCTGAATGAGGAAAATACTTTGGACTTCAAAGCATGGTTAACTTCGCCCTGTGAATTAAAGTAATTTACACATCCATTTGAAAGTACAGCCTGTGTCAAACTGAGGTAGGAAAAAAGCTAAGCATCATACAAAATAGGAACCAATAGGTGgttctttgcttcattttaataTGATCTGGCATAGACTTTGCTCTGTTTAtcctttcatgatttttttttaaatttttccccaACTATTCATTTTCCTATTTCCATCTCTTATGAAGCTTTTCAAAAGCAGAGTGTAAAATCttccttttctgaatattttaaaataattggaaataaaataatgcatgtcaTATACTTgaaagtcagatttttaaaatatggagtcCTGTACCAATATAGTTCAGGTATCTATAAATGTGATGGGAAAATGTTACATCTTCAGTTTCATTGCCCTCTAATGGAAATATGAATGCAGGGAACAAATCACAATAACATGAGGAGTGTCTAGACCTCTGTTACAAATAGAAATCACAGCTACATTCAGATCACATTTCAGTCACTGTAGATACTTCGAAATTGCTTTTATGTTCAGTGCTACTTGAATTGATTGTTACTTTTTAGACTTGGCTCTTAGAActtgttattttatgtattaataaaCATATATGCTGTTATTTactgattaatttaaaatttttggaaaattctatATACAGAATAATTCTATTGGTAAGATTTGAACTTTACGAATATTGGTAAGATTTGAACTTTATGAatattattcacttaaaaataataatataagaagGAAGTTTCACCAAACTACCCAAAGTGGCCCATGACCCAAAAAAGTTTATGGATCCCTGGATTAAGTGATGGATACAATCTTGGGGCTATTGTATGAAAATTGATCTCAGGCCCATGCTCCTCTCTGGGTGAATATGAGAAGATAGAGAATGCATGCCTGGGAAGGATAAAACTTGATGGCATAGTCACAAAAACCATAGGTTGTAAGCAACAAAGAAAGTGTGTACGCATGCATTTTAAAGTAAACGATATTTCctaattttgtgaaattttaaaaatatatagagaagagTTTAAAGCTACCTGGATTAATGGACCAAAGCTATTGTCTCAAATATGATAAAAGAGCAGCAAATAACCTTATGTGTGACTCTCCCAAGCAAAATTACTATAGTtcttatgaattttcttttaataaaaaagttgCAGGATTCTAAACTGTGTCTTTTTCTACTAAAtatgggaaaatgcaaatttttgtCCTGTCactgttttatatacatttcagtgatacaaagatacttttttttatcagatgattgaaaattttaatctttaatcttGAGTTAtcattacattttgaaaaaatctaattatttttctattaaaactcAAGAAGgtatagagaaatattttatataagagCTACTACTTATTTTAAGTTTCTCACCTTCCTAATATACAAaccaaatataatatttaatttaagaCCAAGAACAGGAAtccctattaaaaatataaaaccggAACACTCCCCACACAAGATGTGCCCTTTGAATTTACTTTGAAAGAGTAAAACATCaactattgaaaataaaaatataaaatgcataaataactTACATCTACATGAGAAAATTATTAATGTATATAGGTAAttctaaataaattcaaaataaaataatcctgaCATCGGAGCTCACCTTTGTTGTTATGCCAGAGACTACAGAAAAGCCttgtctttgtattttaattccagACGTGAAACAAGATAAAAAGTCTACATTAAGGGAaatcctcaatttttaaaactcatcagGAAACTACTGTGCAAATATATTAGTTTCACTTAACTCATTTCCAATTTCTGGAAGTAGTCAGAAGTGAAGGGTAaggtagaaataaaggaaatagaaaactaatttttGACCTCCTAAGATCATCAGTTACTCTAAGATGCTTTCTTGATTTATATACGTTAGATGGGACTTTCACTGTCTAGCTTCAGAGATACTGAATGAGTTTATATATGGGGTTTGCCTGGTTTTTGAACATAGTTTTTGAACATGATGTCCCTGTGTGGCCCCAAATCTCCTTCCCAATTTCGTTTCCTATATTGCTTCTTGTCTGTATCTGATATTGAGCCAACACCATGCTATTAAGCCCTTGCAAGAACATGCCCTGAATGTTCAAGCCTGTAAACCATCTCTTACATGAGTTCCTTTCCACAGAATAATTATTCTTAATCCACTTAATGATCAAAACCAATACTAGTTATTTCAGTCAAAATTTGTTATTACTGCTgaatatgaaaatttatattttattttaccttttctggaaaatattgaaaaaaataacccCATCTCCTCAAGTAGTGATTCCTTCTGTTCTATTTGTTCCCACTAAACTCTTATTAGATTAATTTATATGTTGTAATTTCTCATTCTGTTCTCCATCTCTTGGTGTATTCTAAAGTAATTTCCTTAGCCTTCTCATATGATGAATTCATTACTGTTTGGCCAGATCTAATCTACTCTTTCTTTCAGTGTGTagcttttttccctttaatttatcATGGGACATTTCAGGCACCTGTCAAATAGAATAGTATAATAAGCTCCCAAATATCCCTCATTCTAAGTCAGCAATCACCAGTTAGGCAAACCTGTTTCATCCATTCTGTTCTCACTCCTGTATGACTTTGGAGTAAATCCAAGATAAAcacattcaatgaaatatttaaatgagaaCCTCTCTTAATGTAACCACAGTaccattttgatatttaaaagtaCACAATAATTACTTAAAATCATCAAGTAGCTTTTGCTCATATTTACAATTGTCTCCtacataagttattttttaaataaatcacttgTTTGAATTAGGACCCCCTAACATTGTGACTGGTTAATAAATGTCTTATTCTGCTTTCATCTTTAGGATCCCCTTTCccttccatctctttctttttcttcaaaaccttgtaattcttttattgaagaaattgGACTATTCGTTTTGCAGTTCCCTATAGTCTGACTTGCTGTTCACATCCCTTTAGTGTCTCTGAAGTAATTTCTCTGCCTTTCATATTTCCTGAAAATCCACCTACTAGGTGGATTTAGGGCAAGACTATCTTgtctttttaatggatttttgCCAATTTAACATACACAAGAATAGTATATCAAAAAACTTTAATATGCTTTTCTTCTTAGGACAATAGTTACCATCTTTTCATTTGATTGTGcatgatttgcatttcttttctcgTGAACTATTTTTACCCCATTCTTCCGTAGgcctgtttgttttcttctccactTTTAAAAGTTCTCTCTCTATATTAAAGTTATTAACACTTTGTCTTTGGTATAAGTTACAAGCCTTTCTctaatttactatttttctttttactttgctttacAGTATCTGTAGTCatggaaactttaaaaacatgtaaTCAATCAAGTGTATCtagtttttccttattttccttattttctgaatttttctggatttttacaTCAGAATTTTGAAGACTTTACCTACTGTCTCTCTGAACAGAACTTgtcaatattttcttcatatcaaTGGATTCATCTGTTTTCTCACCTAAATCTTCTGATTCATTTACAATTTATCACAATGTATTGTTTGAGAAAGgatcaattttatcttttgttttccatatttccaAGTCACTTATCAGATAAGTCTATCCTTTTACTCACTAATATCTGAGGCTGCTTTTAAATCAAGTTATACGTCTATTActtgaatttctgttttgtttatttaattcatttattttttttagttttggtcTATCCATGGGCTATTATACTACTGtatggaaaggaaaatattatattttaaaaagttttgtagGGCCCTTCTTTTTTCGTCTATGCcagttattaattttttcaagttaattttgTAATCgatttctttaacaaaaatatctgatagtatttttttattgaaattgtgTTGTATTCTTATTGGTTCCTTATACATACTTGTAAATggatattctttttgtttttatttaaatttcaattagttaacatacagtgtaatattagtttcaggtgtacaatatagtgattcaacacccagtgctcatcatatgtgccctccttaatccccatcacctatttaacccattcccccaaCCGTCTCCCCTCTGgggaccttcagtttgttctctagggttaagagtctgtttcttggtttgcctccctcacTTTACTGTGATTCCATAGTGAAGTGTTACACTCACGCCAATTCCTGTGATGATATTTCTCCAATCATTTCTGTCCTCCAAAGAAGCTCATCTAACAGTTTTTTCAAGAAGTGCTCAGGGGAATAATattccctaattttttaaatgtttataatagttTATTTGTAGCCTTTATATGTGAAAATCTGTCAAATGGGTATCAAATGCTTGCTAATCTCTTTCTTGCAAGCTGGGGTGTGTGAGATAGATTATGTCTCCTGATATGGTCCCCCCTTATGATACTTCCTGAAGAAATTTTTAGGATGAAACTTCAATATAGGTTTTATGCATTTATGATATTGATGATATATGTATCTGATATATATGCTATGTATTTATGCTAttataaatctatatttaaatacttatatatggcatctatatgttgatttttgaattatttaattgACTATGTTGCAAACtgaggaataaagaaatataatttattagaaGGCATATTTTCTCCATTAACATTCCACTGATTCCTTGAATTTCCATGGCCTTCTATAAATTGTTCTATAAACATAACTCTTTTTGCTTTGTACTGtaattcattataaatattttcatatttcttattaGTATGTGATTTCTTTGAGGGAAAGAGACTATACTTTCCTCCTGTTTTCCACCAGAACTCAACACAATGCCTACAATAAGTGGAactaatttgtatttgtttaattaaaatagggTCTGAATTTCAAAGTATGAGTGAGGGACTATTTTTCAAGTACAAGTAGGATAAATTACACTCCCAAgtggtaattttatttcttcatgtagcTTTGAGACTCTCAGAAGTGTAGCAAATTGTATCCTGTATACTGAATCATGGAGCAAAGTCATGGCACTATGAATAAAGATGACAAGTCCTCAAACTCCAAGTAAGCAGGTGATACTGTAGCAAAGGACGTGGAAATGAGTGTATGAAAAAATGAGGTGCCAGATGTTGAAATTCTTTGTAGGGTGTGCTGAGgagttttcttttatcttgtaAGCAATGGGAACATTCACCAAAAGATTTTTGGGTTAAATGATCTCCCCTGGCAGTAGAGCAGAGGATACACTGGTGATAAAAGCTAATGATGGTAGTAGAAGTGGAGATGAAGGAGgattggaggaaaaaataaatatgaaaaagataattTAGACCCAAATTAGGAAAGCCttaataggaaaagatattctGGAGATATTTAAGACACCAAACAAATGAGTTTGAagaatttcatgaaaaataaaatgtttaaagtaagCAAAAGGTATCCTAGCAAATTCCTCAGATTCCTGACCTTGGTAATTGGGTGGTTTTTTTGTGCAATTTCTAATATGAAATGTATGAGATCAGGAACAAAGACTgagaaagtagaaaatgaaaagtttgaaaCTGATTCGAAATTACTATAGTTACTCAACGATTAAAGAGAGATTTAATGACTCTAATTCTCTTATAATAACAGTATACCAAGTACTCATTGAATTTTATAGAGGTTAagtaattatccccattttacagataaataagCTGTGGATCACAGAGAATAAGATTCTTGTAAAGTCATATAGCTAGAAATTATCAGAAATTTGATTTAAACATACATGTCTGACTCCAAGTCCTGAGAGATCTCCACCACCTCTTGGTATATGGGAGTaggttcattcactcattctggAAAGCTTTGTTTCATAGgtgaaaatagaaatggaattctGGGTAGCTCTATTAAATTGAAGACTCAAGTAGCGAGAACATTTATCccatagcacacacacacacaccctcacctcCCAATGCTGTAATAGTCTGATAATAACTATTTTACATTTGCATGCAATGGAAGTTTCCTCAGGAAAGTATAACAATATTAATGCACACTGTAGCAGTCATTTTAGATACTAAATCATTCTGTTCAAAATCATACTATTAAACTCACAAGTTAGCTAAAACGCTGTCAAATATACTTATCTACAAGGTTTTCATTACACTTTTTATGTGGAATTCTGTTTCTGAAATTAGagtggaagaattaaaaaataaaaatgttccttaCCTCTGTTTACCTTTATGATCAACGGAGCCAGCTGAGAGTCTGTCCAGGGGAGACCCAAAACCAGAGAagctccttttcttctttgtttcaatTACATCATTCTCCAGAGACACAAGTTCATTAAGAAGCAAGAGTTTTGCTGCCAGATTAGTAGCTGACTTCTCTTCCCTGACTGTGGGTGGCGACTGCACATCTATGACTCCAGAATCAAAAGCCTGCAGGGCGGGAAAGGTGATTCCATTTGTTCAGAAAAAGAAACCTCAAATGTGTATAATCATCTCATTTGGCTTTTGTTACCTTTAGCTGACCTGCCTGCCTGTCGTGAAAACTTGATTTCTTGTGGATTTATGGTCTTGAGAGAAAGCCTTTTGGGGACAAAAATGCATAGAGGTGAggtatatccaaaagaattaaaacaacacacatacacacacacacatacacacacacacacacacacgcacaggaataaaggaaaaaaactagaGGCTTGCCTCTAAAATTTAGTATATTAACTGATTATTCTTTTCACATCTTTTTCAATAAACAACTGCATCCTTCCTTATCATTCCCATAACATTCTATTTATACTTCTTTCATCATTGTGATCATTACATTTTCCCTTGTATTACATTGGTTACCATATATTTGTACTGATTCTGATTGTGAATATCCTGAGGGCAATAACTGTGTCTAATtagtcttttatttgtttattctattcAATGCTTAGGCCAGTAGTTTGCTTATAGTTAGTACTCAGcaaatttctgaatatttgtttaagaatttttgaaaatgcaaaccTCACACTGCTTTCTTTTCACCATTCATTCACAATTTATTAATTCAAGCCATTAAGCACTCACTATGGACCAGGTTCTGCATTAGACTTGGCAGATGTGAAAATGAACAGAATCcagtctctgccctcatgaagcttactATATCTTTCCATGTGATGTGTtaccacatgcttttttttttaattttaaagattttgatttatttattcattcatgagagacacagggaaagagagag from Vulpes vulpes isolate BD-2025 chromosome 3, VulVul3, whole genome shotgun sequence encodes:
- the OSTN gene encoding osteocrin, whose amino-acid sequence is MLDWRLANAHFILAMTLMLWSSGKVHSVDVATEAFDSGVIDVQSPPTVREEKSATNLAAKLLLLNELVSLENDVIETKKKRSFSGFGSPLDRLSAGSVDHKGKQRKVIDHPKRRFGVPVDRIGGNRLSNSRG